In Candidatus Bandiella numerosa, one genomic interval encodes:
- a CDS encoding DUF465 domain-containing protein, which produces MSKKLIKSLNKEIKSLMNKDFDLRKSLEKLEKDLTVDDIEIEKLKKEKLKIKDKILAKQNELKLALDKTSVELV; this is translated from the coding sequence ATGAGTAAAAAACTTATAAAAAGTTTAAATAAAGAAATTAAATCTTTAATGAACAAAGATTTTGATTTAAGAAAATCTTTAGAAAAATTAGAAAAAGATTTAACAGTTGATGATATAGAAATTGAAAAACTAAAGAAAGAAAAGTTGAAAATTAAAGATAAAATTTTGGCAAAACAAAATGAATTAAAATTAGCTCTTGATAAAACTTCAGTTGAGTTAGTTTAG